A window of the Eubacterium sp. 1001713B170207_170306_E7 genome harbors these coding sequences:
- a CDS encoding RICIN domain-containing protein yields MKLQANKEYVIMAQEKTLALGIENGSAENGALIKLQEASQTGADSQKWTPQYAEGEWFKLINKYSGKALDLCMLGTVNGTWVQQWEAVDTDSQLWTLEETAEGSYLIRSQRAGIYLDIAMGAAVPGAQMQIWEKTGSANQVWHFTPVQADEDEAAAPEVKKTTRTAPRKKTAATKKTTGTRAKKTTEAEEKTPAEAAKKAATAKTTTARKAAPSKTTAKKATAARKTTVAKKTEAASEEPAKKTTRKTRATAARKTDTEA; encoded by the coding sequence TTGAAACTGCAAGCAAATAAAGAATACGTCATTATGGCGCAGGAAAAGACATTGGCTCTCGGAATTGAAAACGGCTCTGCCGAAAACGGCGCGCTTATAAAATTACAGGAGGCTTCCCAAACAGGAGCGGACAGCCAGAAATGGACACCCCAATACGCAGAAGGTGAGTGGTTTAAGCTCATCAACAAGTATTCTGGAAAAGCACTGGATTTGTGTATGCTGGGAACTGTAAACGGCACATGGGTGCAGCAGTGGGAAGCTGTTGATACGGACAGCCAGCTTTGGACACTGGAAGAGACCGCTGAAGGCAGTTATCTCATAAGATCACAGCGCGCGGGTATTTATCTAGATATTGCCATGGGGGCTGCGGTGCCGGGTGCTCAAATGCAGATATGGGAAAAAACCGGCAGTGCGAATCAGGTATGGCATTTTACGCCAGTTCAGGCTGACGAGGATGAGGCGGCAGCGCCAGAAGTAAAAAAGACAACCAGAACAGCGCCACGGAAAAAAACGGCTGCCACGAAAAAGACCACCGGGACAAGAGCGAAAAAAACAACCGAGGCAGAGGAGAAAACTCCGGCAGAAGCCGCTAAAAAAGCAGCGACAGCTAAAACCACCACAGCACGAAAAGCGGCACCTTCCAAAACAACGGCCAAAAAAGCCACAGCAGCCCGAAAAACCACTGTGGCAAAAAAGACTGAAGCCGCGTCAGAAGAGCCCGCTAAAAAAACAACCCGTAAAACACGTGCGACAGCCGCCAGGAAGACCGATACGGAGGCATAG